Below is a genomic region from Tepidiforma bonchosmolovskayae.
GCGATCGTCCGCCCTCCGCGCGTTCGCGCCGCCGAGGCTGCGGCCGTCGCCCGCGCCCGCGACCTGCTCGCCGCCGTCGGCCTCCGCGGCCGCGAGAACGACCTCGCCCGCAACCTCCCGTACGGCGACCAGCGCCGCCTCGAAATCGCCCGGGCCCTCGCCACCCGCCCCTCCCTCCTCCTCCTCGACGAGCCGACCGCCGGCATGAACCCGCAGGAGGCCGGCGCCATGGTCAGCCTCATCCGCCGCATCCGCGACGAGTTCGCCACCACCGTCATCCTCATCGAACACCAGATGCGCGTCGTCATGGGCGTCTGCGAAAACATCACCGTCCTCGATTACGGCCGGAAGATCGCCGAGGGCCCGCCCGCGGCCATCCAGCGCAACCCGACCGTCATCGAAGCCTACCTCGGCACCCGAGCCATCCAGGGAGGCGGCCATGCCGCTCCTTGACGTCCGCGACCTCCGCGCCGGCTACGGCGCCATC
It encodes:
- a CDS encoding ABC transporter ATP-binding protein; translation: MTAAELVVDGLGMQFEGLTALADVTVRVPPGEIHGLIGPNGAGKTTFFNCLTGFYRPTSGAIYLTGQRIDGLPPHVITGLGVARTFQNIRLFANMTVLENVLVGEHQHIAVGGTDILSTRRPVYPTAIERLLILRGFPRAAMNGVIEIAGAIVRPPRVRAAEAAAVARARDLLAAVGLRGRENDLARNLPYGDQRRLEIARALATRPSLLLLDEPTAGMNPQEAGAMVSLIRRIRDEFATTVILIEHQMRVVMGVCENITVLDYGRKIAEGPPAAIQRNPTVIEAYLGTRAIQGGGHAAP